The following proteins come from a genomic window of Ornithinimicrobium cryptoxanthini:
- a CDS encoding tetratricopeptide repeat protein yields MRADLGAEPPPDVEGGPGWVIDGATLRPRITDLRAFREGMSTDALGEAVETLWSGDPTHARELLHTADPSVRVRALLADCARDLGEFEDALWAYADLLAECTGSPWEPVLRQHYGKTLLAADRPQEALEQFEVAYAQRVQAGAPADQLASSAQARDRTRQMVGLPRRS; encoded by the coding sequence ATGCGTGCAGACCTCGGAGCCGAGCCGCCACCAGACGTCGAGGGCGGGCCCGGCTGGGTGATCGACGGCGCCACGCTGCGGCCACGGATCACCGATCTGAGGGCCTTCCGCGAAGGCATGTCCACTGACGCCCTCGGGGAGGCGGTCGAGACCCTCTGGTCGGGTGACCCGACACACGCACGTGAGCTGCTGCATACGGCAGATCCCAGCGTGCGGGTGCGAGCACTGCTCGCCGACTGTGCCCGCGACCTGGGTGAGTTCGAGGACGCACTGTGGGCGTATGCCGACCTGCTGGCCGAGTGCACCGGCTCACCGTGGGAGCCGGTCCTGCGCCAGCACTACGGCAAGACGCTCCTGGCTGCAGACCGACCTCAGGAGGCCCTGGAACAGTTCGAGGTCGCCTACGCCCAGCGGGTGCAGGCGGGCGCACCGGCCGACCAGCTCGCCTCCAGCGCCCAGGCGCGCGACCGCACCCGTCAGATGGTGGGGCTGCCCCGTCGCTCTTGA
- a CDS encoding iron-containing redox enzyme family protein: MHDVATLAPMLPSPRGPLSERVVADLRTDPSRLAQRPTGLDAADDTDAALALWMLHELSYRGFDDVSPDAEWEPAVLTVRRELQRDLEGRLRDRWPGHETRGGDLADELMRFIEADDGPSVASYVHTRATREQVLELVRWRSIYHLRESDPSTWTLPRLTVGPKAALAELQYDEYGAGRPDRLHSHLFAEGMRALGLSTHYGAYVDECPLEVLEMNNVMSLFGLHGRLRGASMGHLAAFEVTSSVPSGHLARGLQRLGMPELVDYYTEHVVADSVHDQIAVRLICAALATDEPEQAQDIFFGAFTCLDQEARFARAILDRWAVAA, translated from the coding sequence ATGCACGACGTCGCCACCCTCGCCCCGATGCTGCCGAGCCCGAGGGGCCCGCTGAGCGAACGTGTCGTGGCGGACCTGCGCACCGACCCCTCACGACTGGCGCAGCGGCCCACTGGCCTGGACGCGGCCGACGACACCGATGCCGCCCTCGCCCTGTGGATGCTGCACGAGCTGTCCTACCGCGGGTTCGACGATGTGAGCCCCGACGCGGAGTGGGAGCCAGCCGTCCTCACCGTCCGCCGGGAGCTGCAGCGTGACCTTGAGGGCCGGTTGCGAGACCGGTGGCCGGGACACGAAACACGAGGCGGCGACCTCGCCGACGAGCTGATGCGCTTCATCGAGGCCGACGACGGGCCGTCCGTCGCGTCCTACGTGCACACCCGCGCGACGCGGGAGCAGGTGCTCGAGCTCGTCCGCTGGCGCTCGATCTATCACCTCAGGGAGTCCGACCCCTCCACCTGGACCCTCCCCCGGCTGACCGTGGGCCCCAAGGCAGCGCTGGCCGAGCTGCAGTATGACGAGTACGGCGCGGGCCGGCCCGACCGGTTGCACTCGCACCTGTTTGCCGAGGGCATGCGGGCCCTGGGCCTCAGCACCCACTACGGCGCCTATGTCGACGAGTGCCCGCTGGAGGTGCTGGAGATGAACAACGTGATGAGCCTGTTCGGCCTCCACGGGCGCCTCCGCGGAGCCTCGATGGGGCACCTGGCGGCGTTTGAGGTGACCAGCTCCGTCCCGAGCGGCCACCTTGCGCGCGGGCTCCAGCGGTTGGGGATGCCCGAGCTTGTCGACTACTACACGGAGCACGTCGTGGCCGACTCCGTCCACGACCAGATCGCCGTGCGGCTGATCTGCGCGGCCCTGGCGACGGACGAGCCCGAGCAGGCGCAGGACATCTTCTTCGGCGCCTTCACCTGTCTGGATCAGGAGGCCCGCTTTGCCCGGGCGATCCTGGACCGTTGGGCGGTGGCCGCGTGA
- a CDS encoding threonine/serine ThrE exporter family protein has translation MATETPDVRTRRLLTWLGAGLLAGGMPVHEVEEDVREVAATLGHAGIQVACSPNAVTLSLSSGQPASFERVEGGIRLDQLAEVSVLQAGLRTGAIEVEDALDRLGTLRAQPHRYAHGGLLAGGILAAVGIALVLAPSWPSVGFAALIAPATVGLMVLARRSPLVQTLLPFFAAFAAGMIAFWAARQDLLDSPLWTLIAAIAVLLPGAVIVTGLTELAAGSMLAGTARLGHGATQLLLFALGLGSAVVLLHVPIEDLDPTRPAGLGWWAPLLGVVVVTVAISLMESVSIAMVPWVLATILATFVAMSAGNAMSEAPWVGAFLGAAAASLVSSVVEFLRPQVPRVIAFLPSFWLLVPGSLGLVSLTRIQVAPDAAIGAVGGVTVIVAAIALGIVVGASLARPLRSVARRIGLLPLLQRLPRNLRAPAG, from the coding sequence GTGGCCACAGAAACCCCAGACGTCAGGACCCGGCGCCTGCTGACGTGGCTCGGCGCGGGCCTGCTCGCTGGAGGTATGCCGGTCCACGAGGTCGAGGAGGACGTCCGGGAGGTGGCCGCGACCCTGGGGCACGCCGGCATCCAGGTGGCCTGCTCCCCCAACGCGGTGACCCTCTCCCTGTCCTCGGGGCAACCGGCCTCGTTCGAGCGGGTCGAGGGCGGCATCCGCCTCGACCAGCTGGCGGAGGTCTCCGTGCTCCAGGCGGGGCTGCGCACCGGCGCGATCGAGGTCGAGGATGCCCTGGACCGGCTGGGCACGTTGCGGGCCCAGCCGCACCGCTATGCGCACGGCGGCCTGCTCGCCGGCGGCATCCTGGCGGCGGTCGGCATCGCGCTGGTCCTCGCGCCGAGCTGGCCCTCGGTCGGGTTCGCTGCGCTGATCGCTCCGGCGACGGTCGGGCTGATGGTGCTCGCGCGCCGCAGCCCGCTGGTGCAGACCCTGCTGCCATTCTTCGCGGCGTTCGCGGCGGGGATGATCGCGTTCTGGGCGGCGCGGCAGGACCTGCTCGACTCACCGCTGTGGACGCTGATCGCCGCGATCGCCGTGCTGCTGCCCGGCGCGGTGATCGTGACCGGACTGACCGAGCTGGCTGCCGGCTCGATGCTGGCCGGCACGGCGCGGCTGGGCCACGGGGCCACCCAGCTGCTGCTCTTTGCCCTCGGGCTCGGCAGCGCCGTCGTGCTGCTCCACGTCCCGATCGAGGACCTGGACCCGACGCGACCGGCCGGGCTGGGCTGGTGGGCCCCGCTGCTGGGCGTGGTCGTGGTGACGGTCGCGATCTCGCTGATGGAGTCGGTCTCCATCGCCATGGTGCCGTGGGTGCTGGCCACGATCCTGGCGACCTTCGTGGCGATGAGCGCTGGCAACGCGATGTCGGAAGCGCCGTGGGTGGGGGCGTTCCTCGGCGCTGCCGCGGCCAGCCTCGTGTCCTCGGTGGTGGAGTTCCTGCGCCCACAGGTGCCGCGGGTGATCGCCTTCCTGCCCAGCTTCTGGCTCCTGGTGCCCGGTTCGCTAGGCCTGGTGTCGCTGACTCGGATCCAGGTCGCCCCCGACGCGGCGATCGGGGCCGTCGGTGGGGTGACGGTGATTGTCGCCGCGATCGCGCTCGGCATCGTCGTCGGCGCCAGCCTCGCCCGGCCGCTGCGCTCGGTCGCCCGTCGCATCGGGTTGCTGCCGCTGCTGCAGCGCCTGCCGCGCAACCTGCGCGCCCCAGCTGGCTGA
- a CDS encoding SRPBCC family protein: protein MDVRTDGHSTTTPHVVWSLLSAIEAWPQWTPTVTSVTREKTEADSPRASDGIGVGSRFSVTQPRLGKASWVVTEWQEGRSFTWVSRRPGIRTTATHQLHPQDGGTRIELAITWDGPGTWLVRALFGRMTQRYTDIELNSLVTAAEARG, encoded by the coding sequence ATGGATGTGCGCACAGACGGACACTCCACCACGACCCCACACGTGGTGTGGTCCTTGTTGTCGGCCATCGAGGCCTGGCCGCAGTGGACGCCCACCGTCACCTCCGTGACGAGGGAGAAAACTGAAGCTGACAGCCCACGGGCTTCTGACGGCATCGGCGTGGGAAGCAGATTCTCGGTGACGCAACCGCGGCTGGGCAAAGCCAGCTGGGTGGTCACGGAGTGGCAGGAGGGACGGTCCTTCACCTGGGTGTCCCGGCGACCGGGCATCCGCACGACCGCCACCCATCAGCTGCACCCTCAGGATGGGGGGACGCGCATCGAGTTGGCCATCACCTGGGACGGCCCGGGAACTTGGCTGGTCCGTGCGCTGTTTGGGCGAATGACCCAGCGCTACACGGACATCGAACTCAACTCGTTGGTGACAGCCGCGGAGGCCAGGGGGTAG
- a CDS encoding CPBP family intramembrane glutamic endopeptidase yields MSLIQKSLIEEGQHVPAEPERTASSAGRVGGGAVVRFIRRRPLVSFFLWAYTVGQVLPWSVALAGLSERVWLMTGAVVVSTLVGLLLPALVITRIVDGPEGLHRLWRRAVNVRVGAVWAAAAFLLVPAVTLGVGLLIGGAPADRSAGFLLTAVGPHFLLPLVITFGLINWWEEVAWMGFVQVRLQDWRGPLLAAVTVAPLFALQHSALIAGQGALAAAVLLVMLSVLAVPFRIAVGWAYHRTGSLFLVGLIHAVGNAATGGDGINAGYLRHLYPGNTDVTMAHLLAMFLLGLLVLIVTRGRLLEVDTATLPPRAAATAHRTQDES; encoded by the coding sequence GTGTCCCTGATCCAGAAGTCCCTGATCGAGGAGGGGCAGCACGTGCCGGCTGAACCCGAGCGCACAGCTTCCTCGGCCGGACGGGTGGGCGGCGGGGCCGTCGTCCGATTCATCCGCCGACGACCCCTGGTGTCGTTCTTCCTGTGGGCCTACACGGTGGGACAGGTCCTGCCGTGGTCGGTGGCGCTGGCCGGGCTGTCGGAACGGGTATGGCTGATGACGGGAGCGGTGGTGGTCAGCACGTTAGTCGGCCTGCTCCTGCCCGCCCTGGTCATCACCCGCATCGTCGACGGGCCCGAAGGGCTTCACCGCCTGTGGCGGCGCGCGGTGAACGTGCGCGTCGGCGCGGTCTGGGCCGCGGCCGCATTCCTGCTGGTGCCCGCCGTGACCCTGGGCGTCGGGCTGCTGATCGGCGGCGCGCCTGCGGACCGGTCCGCAGGCTTCCTGCTCACCGCCGTCGGTCCCCACTTCCTGCTACCCCTGGTGATCACCTTCGGGCTCATCAACTGGTGGGAAGAGGTTGCCTGGATGGGCTTCGTCCAGGTTCGGCTGCAGGACTGGCGCGGCCCGCTGCTGGCCGCCGTGACCGTGGCGCCGCTGTTCGCGCTGCAGCACAGCGCCCTGATCGCTGGGCAGGGCGCCCTGGCCGCGGCGGTGCTGCTGGTCATGCTGTCGGTGCTGGCCGTGCCGTTCCGGATCGCCGTTGGCTGGGCCTACCACCGCACTGGCAGCCTCTTCCTGGTCGGGCTCATCCACGCGGTCGGCAACGCCGCAACCGGTGGCGACGGGATCAACGCGGGCTACCTGCGCCATCTGTATCCGGGCAACACCGACGTGACGATGGCGCACCTGCTCGCGATGTTCCTGCTCGGGTTGCTCGTGCTCATCGTCACCCGCGGCCGACTCCTTGAGGTCGACACCGCCACGTTGCCACCACGGGCCGCGGCGACCGCGCACAGGACGCAGGACGAGTCATGA
- a CDS encoding NAD-dependent epimerase/dehydratase family protein produces MSEKQLHAVVGAAGATGQRVVAHLLEAGCRVRALTRDGRPVGHPNAELSTVDARDPVALVAATDGAAVIHHCAMPPIGRWQQDFAPLTDAVIVAAGATGARVVYADDTWMYGRVSGPMTPDLPYRPVGPLGVLRAWLAERLEHAAATGRIRLSIVRAGELYGPGVRSMIAGNVFDGVGPTSQALWFGSPDLPITPTYIDDFARTVATVGRQDTADCAVWHVPSPEPTTGRQFVRLVAEQADRRASVTAVRTWHLRALGSVVPLARKGVELLYQFEQPFVIDGTATMRAFDLSPTPYSVGVQESLSCP; encoded by the coding sequence GTGTCTGAGAAACAGTTGCACGCGGTGGTCGGGGCAGCAGGCGCAACGGGCCAGCGCGTGGTCGCCCATCTCCTGGAGGCCGGGTGCCGCGTTCGCGCCCTCACCCGGGACGGTCGCCCGGTCGGGCATCCCAACGCGGAGCTGAGCACGGTCGACGCGCGGGATCCAGTGGCGCTGGTCGCGGCGACGGACGGTGCTGCGGTGATCCACCACTGCGCGATGCCGCCGATCGGACGGTGGCAGCAGGACTTTGCGCCGCTCACTGACGCGGTCATCGTTGCAGCGGGGGCCACGGGTGCCCGGGTTGTCTACGCCGACGACACGTGGATGTACGGGCGGGTCAGCGGGCCCATGACCCCGGACCTGCCTTACCGGCCGGTCGGCCCGCTAGGGGTGTTGCGCGCCTGGCTGGCCGAGCGTCTGGAGCATGCCGCGGCCACGGGACGGATCCGCCTGTCCATCGTGCGAGCCGGCGAGCTGTACGGCCCAGGAGTGCGGTCGATGATCGCTGGGAACGTGTTCGACGGCGTGGGACCCACCTCCCAGGCACTGTGGTTCGGCTCACCTGATCTGCCGATCACCCCGACATACATCGACGACTTTGCTCGAACCGTGGCAACGGTGGGCCGCCAGGACACGGCGGACTGCGCGGTCTGGCACGTCCCGAGCCCGGAACCGACCACCGGCCGCCAGTTCGTGAGGCTCGTCGCTGAGCAAGCGGACCGGCGGGCCTCGGTGACCGCGGTGCGCACCTGGCACCTTCGCGCTCTGGGCAGCGTCGTGCCGCTCGCCCGCAAGGGCGTTGAGCTGCTCTACCAGTTCGAACAGCCCTTCGTGATCGACGGAACAGCGACGATGAGAGCTTTCGATCTGTCGCCGACCCCGTACTCCGTCGGTGTGCAGGAGTCGTTGTCGTGTCCCTGA
- a CDS encoding Uma2 family endonuclease: MGIVTVIPQSGPLTRDDLELLRSAEGGSGVRYELLDGSVIMTPSPGRWHQTAAFELARLLRNSKPDDLVVLMAPFDVALAKDTVLQPDILVARRGELTDADLPAPPVLAVEVLSPSTRRIDLTLKWDRFREAGCQSYWAIDPFEPTVTVWELRDGDYHEVLVAHGAERVSVTAPFPLEFTPADLLQD, encoded by the coding sequence ATGGGGATTGTGACTGTCATCCCGCAGTCGGGTCCGTTGACCCGGGACGACCTGGAGTTGCTGCGCAGCGCCGAGGGTGGGTCCGGGGTGCGCTACGAACTGCTCGACGGGAGCGTCATCATGACGCCGTCGCCGGGTAGGTGGCACCAGACTGCGGCGTTCGAGTTGGCCAGATTGCTTCGCAACTCGAAGCCAGACGACCTCGTCGTGCTGATGGCTCCGTTTGATGTCGCGCTGGCAAAGGACACGGTGCTGCAACCCGACATCCTCGTGGCCCGACGCGGCGAACTGACCGACGCCGACCTCCCAGCTCCGCCCGTCCTCGCGGTCGAGGTGCTTTCACCGAGCACTCGGCGCATCGACCTGACGCTGAAGTGGGACCGGTTCCGCGAGGCCGGTTGCCAGTCCTACTGGGCTATCGACCCTTTCGAACCCACAGTCACGGTGTGGGAGTTGCGCGACGGTGATTATCACGAGGTGTTGGTCGCTCATGGTGCGGAGAGAGTCAGCGTGACCGCTCCGTTCCCTCTGGAGTTCACTCCGGCCGACCTGCTGCAGGACTGA
- a CDS encoding alpha/beta fold hydrolase codes for MPSWQARAVSLYVRLTRKRRHRTLEQGERSLAHGLPETEPPTSLAGRVSAERMTGVQVFRVLPPAEADAGRGPLVYWHGGAFINGIARQHWQLVEHLATATGREVLVPRYALAPAHDVDDTLPLLEEVLQAVPGDLPVHVLGDSAGGTLALLQAQRHPDRVAGLTLIAPWLDLSMANPAVDLIEPHDPWLTRAGLRPPARAWAAGRDLRHPDVSPLFGDLERLPPTLVLVGDRDICLPDCELLAAQAPSVVTLRVGAGLPHVYPLLPIPEARPARAEIVQHIQDTLPR; via the coding sequence TTGCCCAGCTGGCAGGCTCGCGCGGTCTCGCTCTATGTGCGGCTCACCCGCAAACGCAGGCATCGCACCCTTGAGCAGGGTGAGCGCTCGCTCGCGCACGGGTTGCCCGAGACCGAACCGCCGACGTCGCTCGCAGGTCGGGTCAGTGCGGAGCGTATGACGGGGGTCCAGGTCTTCCGGGTCCTCCCCCCAGCCGAGGCAGATGCGGGTCGGGGTCCGTTGGTCTACTGGCACGGCGGGGCCTTCATCAACGGCATCGCCAGGCAGCACTGGCAGCTGGTCGAGCACCTGGCGACCGCGACGGGGCGCGAGGTGCTGGTCCCGCGATACGCGCTGGCACCGGCGCACGACGTGGACGACACCCTGCCCCTGCTCGAGGAGGTGCTGCAGGCGGTGCCCGGCGACCTGCCGGTCCACGTCCTCGGCGACTCTGCGGGCGGCACCCTGGCGTTGCTGCAGGCGCAGCGTCACCCCGACCGGGTCGCGGGCCTGACCCTGATCGCGCCGTGGCTGGACCTGTCGATGGCCAACCCGGCAGTGGACCTGATCGAGCCGCACGACCCTTGGCTCACCCGGGCAGGTCTTCGGCCGCCCGCCCGCGCGTGGGCCGCGGGCAGGGACCTGCGCCACCCGGACGTCAGTCCCCTCTTTGGCGACCTCGAGCGACTGCCACCGACCCTGGTGCTGGTGGGTGACCGCGACATCTGCCTGCCGGACTGCGAGCTCCTCGCTGCGCAGGCTCCCTCGGTCGTGACGTTGCGGGTCGGCGCCGGCCTGCCCCACGTCTATCCGCTCCTGCCGATCCCGGAGGCACGCCCCGCCCGGGCTGAGATCGTGCAACACATCCAGGACACGCTGCCACGGTGA
- a CDS encoding TetR/AcrR family transcriptional regulator — protein sequence MPVTSDRPQLLADAAISVIASSGVRALTHRAVDAAAGVPSGTASYHFRSRRELLRGVLFRLADITHERLAQVSVPATEAVEVPRSRSGRLAEASQLADAVAAFVDGQILEESERTLARMACEIEVASDPDLREILHAGDVFRKLAAAALTRLGAVDPPRQADGLIALIDGLQFDRLVGVGSLSAAPPGTPESKAEISSVLRSYLTGLVP from the coding sequence ATGCCTGTCACGAGCGACCGACCACAGCTGCTTGCCGACGCAGCGATCAGCGTGATCGCCAGCAGCGGGGTGAGAGCGCTGACCCACCGCGCCGTGGACGCCGCCGCTGGCGTGCCCTCGGGCACCGCGTCATACCACTTCAGGAGCCGCCGCGAACTGCTGCGTGGCGTGCTCTTCCGCCTCGCGGACATCACCCACGAGCGACTGGCTCAGGTGTCGGTCCCTGCGACCGAAGCCGTCGAGGTGCCACGGTCGCGTTCCGGCAGGCTTGCGGAGGCTAGCCAGCTGGCCGATGCGGTCGCGGCCTTCGTCGACGGTCAGATCCTCGAGGAGTCGGAACGCACGTTGGCACGGATGGCGTGCGAGATCGAGGTCGCCTCAGACCCGGACCTGCGCGAGATCTTGCACGCCGGAGACGTCTTCCGGAAACTGGCGGCGGCTGCGCTCACCCGGCTCGGTGCCGTCGATCCGCCGCGGCAGGCCGACGGTCTGATTGCCCTCATCGACGGGCTCCAGTTCGATCGGCTCGTGGGGGTCGGGTCTCTGTCCGCGGCCCCGCCTGGAACCCCGGAGTCCAAGGCGGAGATCTCATCGGTCCTGCGCAGCTATCTGACCGGCTTAGTGCCCTAG
- a CDS encoding methyltransferase: protein MTPTMDFCGLAIAYDSRVLEPRWWTADQSRWAADLMAAAPAGPVLELCCGAGHIGLLATTLTPADSRRQLVAVDINPAAVELTARNAAAGRLDDWVEVRGGDMTEVVGSDEVFAVIIADPPWVPAHQTGRFPEDPLLAIDGGTDGLAVARRCLGLIRDHLALDGAAVLQLGTADQCAELDPSSYGLQVTEVRTGESGVLVGLRRPPAADAR from the coding sequence GTGACTCCGACGATGGACTTCTGTGGCCTGGCCATCGCTTATGACAGCCGGGTCCTGGAGCCGCGGTGGTGGACCGCCGACCAGTCGCGGTGGGCAGCGGACCTGATGGCTGCGGCGCCCGCGGGGCCGGTGCTCGAGCTCTGCTGCGGCGCGGGGCACATCGGCCTGCTCGCGACCACGCTCACCCCGGCCGACTCACGTCGGCAGCTGGTGGCGGTCGACATCAACCCGGCCGCTGTCGAGCTGACAGCGCGCAACGCCGCCGCGGGGCGGCTGGACGACTGGGTCGAGGTGCGCGGTGGCGACATGACCGAGGTCGTGGGCAGCGATGAGGTCTTTGCGGTGATCATCGCCGACCCGCCGTGGGTGCCGGCTCACCAGACGGGGCGCTTCCCCGAGGATCCGCTGCTGGCGATCGACGGCGGGACCGACGGGCTCGCCGTGGCGCGGCGCTGCCTCGGCCTCATCCGAGACCACCTGGCTCTGGACGGGGCAGCCGTGCTCCAGCTGGGCACCGCGGACCAGTGTGCCGAACTTGACCCCTCGTCATACGGGTTGCAGGTGACCGAGGTGCGCACCGGTGAGAGCGGTGTCCTCGTGGGTCTGCGCCGGCCGCCTGCTGCGGACGCTCGCTAG
- a CDS encoding IclR family transcriptional regulator, producing MAGLSTVLKLGPLLDLFTLERHTWGVSEVAEALSMPRSSAHALLISLVEIGLLQTRGRGRYSIGWRVLELGEVLRSRTDLRTLSAQVLEDLVREHGETTHLAVMDRKTVLYVDKVRGTHNIVVQGARIGSRLEPHCTAVGKVLMANIDRSRVVEHYANRELQRYTSTTITDLPSLLAELDEVKKSGVAFDRGEQLEEIHCVAVPVRDEMGAVVAALSISVPVNRFAVRQADLIQAARGAATEIQRRITHALDQPADAVSGTPDVRELRPIQPRS from the coding sequence ATGGCGGGACTGAGCACCGTCCTGAAGTTGGGTCCGCTCCTGGACCTGTTCACCCTGGAGCGTCACACGTGGGGCGTCAGCGAGGTGGCCGAGGCCCTGTCGATGCCGCGCTCCAGCGCGCACGCGCTGCTCATCAGCCTGGTCGAGATCGGCCTCCTGCAGACCCGCGGGCGCGGCCGTTACAGCATCGGCTGGCGGGTCCTTGAGCTGGGCGAGGTGCTGCGCAGCCGCACTGACCTGCGGACCCTGTCCGCGCAGGTGCTGGAGGACCTGGTCCGCGAGCACGGCGAGACGACCCACCTGGCGGTCATGGACCGCAAGACCGTGCTCTATGTCGACAAGGTGCGCGGCACGCACAACATCGTGGTCCAGGGAGCCCGGATCGGTTCGCGCCTGGAGCCCCACTGCACAGCGGTCGGCAAGGTCCTGATGGCCAACATTGACCGGTCCCGAGTGGTGGAGCACTACGCAAACCGCGAGCTGCAGCGCTACACCAGCACGACCATCACCGATCTGCCCTCGCTGCTGGCGGAGTTGGACGAGGTCAAGAAGTCAGGGGTCGCGTTCGACCGGGGAGAACAGCTCGAGGAGATCCACTGCGTCGCCGTCCCGGTCCGGGACGAGATGGGGGCGGTCGTCGCCGCGCTCAGCATCAGCGTGCCGGTCAACCGGTTCGCAGTCCGGCAGGCCGATCTGATCCAGGCTGCCCGCGGCGCGGCGACGGAGATCCAACGGCGCATCACGCACGCTCTCGACCAACCGGCCGACGCGGTGTCCGGCACCCCCGACGTGCGAGAGCTCCGCCCTATCCAGCCCCGGAGCTAG
- a CDS encoding GlsB/YeaQ/YmgE family stress response membrane protein — protein sequence MGAEVGWIAWIIIGGLAGWIGSKIMGTDEQQGLLLNIIVGVVGAFLGGFLLGALGVDIEGAGYFFSFLTALLGAVILLWLVKLVTGRK from the coding sequence ATGGGTGCAGAAGTTGGCTGGATCGCCTGGATCATCATCGGCGGGCTCGCCGGGTGGATCGGCAGCAAGATCATGGGGACGGACGAGCAGCAGGGCCTCCTCCTCAACATCATCGTGGGCGTGGTCGGCGCCTTCCTCGGCGGCTTCCTGCTGGGGGCGCTCGGCGTGGACATCGAGGGGGCGGGCTACTTCTTTAGCTTCCTCACGGCGCTCCTCGGCGCGGTGATCCTGCTGTGGCTGGTCAAGCTGGTCACCGGACGCAAGTAG
- a CDS encoding class I SAM-dependent DNA methyltransferase: MDLTSLDHLPQDTLWDARAAAAYDTPGTGMFAPQVIGPTADRLAELAAGGAALEFAVGTGRVAILLAERGVPVTGIELSAPMIERLREKVDEQTLPVVHGDMATTRVGGDFSLVYLVFNTIGNLLTQDEQVECFRNAAAHLQPGGRFVIELWVPDLRGASPTAPAQVFTAEDGYVGLDVIDTVGQRIVSHHFRFDQGPSDPDASDQDASDQHPSGRRRATVDRTPHRYIWPAELDLMARLAGLELETRHADWEGSAFTADSGSHVSVYRLGPAD; encoded by the coding sequence ATGGACCTGACTTCACTGGACCACCTGCCGCAGGACACGTTGTGGGACGCCCGGGCTGCGGCGGCATACGACACTCCCGGCACGGGCATGTTTGCGCCGCAGGTCATCGGCCCAACCGCCGACCGGTTGGCGGAGCTGGCCGCAGGTGGCGCGGCACTTGAGTTCGCCGTCGGGACGGGGCGGGTGGCGATCCTGCTGGCCGAGCGCGGGGTGCCGGTCACCGGGATCGAGCTGTCTGCGCCGATGATCGAGCGGCTGCGGGAGAAGGTGGACGAGCAGACGCTCCCCGTCGTCCACGGCGACATGGCCACGACCCGCGTCGGCGGTGACTTCTCGCTGGTCTATCTGGTGTTCAACACGATCGGGAACCTGCTGACGCAGGACGAACAGGTCGAGTGCTTCCGCAACGCGGCGGCCCACCTGCAGCCCGGCGGCCGGTTCGTGATCGAGCTGTGGGTGCCGGACCTGCGTGGGGCCTCACCGACGGCGCCGGCGCAGGTGTTCACCGCCGAGGACGGATATGTCGGCCTCGACGTCATCGACACCGTGGGGCAACGGATCGTGTCGCACCACTTCCGCTTCGACCAGGGTCCCAGTGACCCGGACGCCAGTGACCAGGACGCCAGTGACCAGCACCCCAGCGGCCGGCGACGAGCCACTGTGGACCGGACGCCGCACCGCTACATCTGGCCCGCTGAGTTGGACCTGATGGCGCGGCTGGCCGGCCTGGAGTTGGAGACCCGTCACGCCGACTGGGAGGGTTCGGCGTTCACGGCGGACTCGGGGTCGCACGTCTCGGTCTATCGCCTCGGGCCCGCTGACTGA
- a CDS encoding DoxX family protein: MQPKTLPLVIVPFAVSGVIHLVKPETFEPIIPTPLRPWARDLVLVSGVAELACAAGLLHPRTRPAAGLASAALLLAVWPANAQMSVDLGRRAQRRRDPRSWASFALSLGRLPLQVPMIRAAWRAWQG, encoded by the coding sequence ATGCAGCCGAAGACCCTCCCCCTCGTCATCGTGCCGTTCGCCGTCTCGGGGGTGATCCACCTGGTGAAGCCAGAGACGTTCGAGCCGATCATCCCGACCCCGCTGCGGCCCTGGGCCCGGGACCTGGTGCTGGTCTCCGGTGTCGCCGAGCTCGCCTGTGCCGCCGGTCTGCTGCACCCCCGGACCCGGCCCGCTGCGGGGCTCGCGAGCGCCGCGCTGCTGCTCGCCGTGTGGCCCGCGAACGCCCAGATGAGCGTTGACCTGGGACGTCGTGCCCAGCGCAGGCGCGACCCGAGGTCGTGGGCATCCTTCGCTCTCAGCCTCGGGCGCCTCCCGCTCCAGGTGCCGATGATCCGTGCCGCGTGGCGGGCTTGGCAGGGCTGA
- a CDS encoding CDGSH iron-sulfur domain-containing protein, whose product MTDSPSGQVIVCPGGPMLLRGARSFTDDDGTVHDIDRPVVAVCRCTFSSVLPWCDSTHKRLPDERRPT is encoded by the coding sequence GTGACCGACAGCCCGTCCGGCCAGGTCATCGTGTGCCCTGGCGGCCCGATGCTGCTGCGCGGGGCCCGCAGCTTCACCGACGACGACGGCACCGTGCACGACATCGACCGTCCGGTGGTGGCCGTCTGCCGCTGCACCTTCTCCAGCGTCCTGCCGTGGTGCGACAGCACCCACAAGCGGCTGCCGGATGAAAGGCGTCCGACCTAG